Proteins from a single region of Syntrophobacterales bacterium:
- a CDS encoding 4Fe-4S dicluster domain-containing protein, with protein MKIDEKLAIDAFKTDKESHIIINHTICFGCVLSPCLFVCPAHLYSRNEENNEIMVEYAGCLECGTCLIACAEGALAWSYPKGEYGVQYRYG; from the coding sequence ATGAAGATAGACGAAAAACTTGCCATAGACGCATTCAAAACCGATAAAGAGAGCCATATCATCATAAATCATACCATCTGTTTCGGATGCGTACTTAGCCCCTGCCTCTTTGTCTGCCCTGCCCATCTCTACTCCCGAAACGAAGAAAACAACGAGATTATGGTGGAATATGCGGGATGTCTTGAATGCGGTACTTGCCTCATTGCCTGTGCAGAAGGGGCCCTTGCGTGGAGTTATCCGAAGGGGGAGTATGGCGTCCAGTACCGCTACGGTTGA